A DNA window from Nitrospira sp. contains the following coding sequences:
- a CDS encoding Agmatinase 1 (MaGe:77307442) — protein MTLPAGWEGQDRNFLGIDEPWCHPDQAGVYVLPAPYEHTSSYILGSDRGPSAILEASAQVEVYDEQLGYEPFREWGGIATATTLDLQGRVDGQAVDAIQSYVAPHVGTGRFLVTLTGEHTGALGAIRAHAKRYPDLCVVQIDAHGDLRQAYGGNPFSHASVMARVVDDGHPLVQVGIRSICQEEIERIKTSKRISTFFAASILDPSGPYEGRAARWVPEVVAACTGPVYLTFDCDGLDSAIIPALGTPEPGGLGWYDTLHLITALANGPGIVGMDISEIAPIEGFVAPQFTIARLIYRMLGRIKAGRRVH, from the coding sequence ATGACATTGCCTGCCGGTTGGGAAGGCCAGGATCGCAATTTCCTTGGCATCGATGAGCCTTGGTGCCATCCAGATCAAGCGGGCGTCTACGTCCTGCCGGCTCCATACGAGCATACCTCCAGCTACATCCTCGGGTCGGACCGCGGGCCCTCTGCTATTCTTGAAGCCTCCGCTCAAGTCGAGGTCTACGATGAACAGCTCGGATACGAGCCGTTCCGTGAATGGGGCGGGATTGCGACCGCGACGACGCTCGATCTGCAAGGACGAGTGGACGGACAGGCGGTCGACGCAATTCAGTCGTATGTGGCGCCTCATGTCGGAACCGGCCGGTTTCTTGTGACTCTGACCGGTGAACATACTGGCGCGCTCGGGGCGATCCGGGCCCACGCGAAACGGTATCCCGATTTGTGTGTGGTGCAAATCGACGCGCATGGCGATCTCCGCCAGGCCTATGGGGGAAATCCGTTCAGCCACGCCAGTGTCATGGCGCGAGTCGTCGATGATGGACATCCACTCGTCCAGGTCGGGATTCGGTCGATCTGCCAGGAAGAAATTGAACGGATCAAGACATCCAAGCGTATTTCCACGTTCTTTGCGGCGTCGATTCTTGATCCATCCGGCCCGTACGAAGGCCGTGCCGCGCGCTGGGTGCCTGAGGTCGTGGCCGCTTGCACGGGGCCGGTCTATCTGACGTTCGATTGCGATGGATTGGATAGCGCCATCATTCCCGCTCTGGGGACCCCGGAGCCGGGCGGACTCGGTTGGTACGATACGCTGCATTTGATCACGGCGTTGGCCAATGGGCCTGGGATTGTCGGCATGGACATTAGCGAGATCGCTCCGATCGAGGGGTTTGTCGCGCCGCAATTTACCATTGCCCGCTTGATCTACCGCATGCTTGGCCGAATCAAAGCCGGCCGCCGGGTTCACTAG